In Anopheles arabiensis isolate DONGOLA chromosome 2, AaraD3, whole genome shotgun sequence, the genomic window TCTAACCAATTGAGCATCCAATCAAAACCAGCACACCAACGCCGATTcactttaaacaaaaaatgtcttCTCTACATTCCGTTCACAACTAACTTTTGTAATCACCATTCATCAACTACGGAAAATCATTCTCTCCGGGTTGACTAAAACAAGTGTTTGTTAATTGCAACGTGAATGACGATACTCGTAATAAGCACTactaccagcagttaatctaTTGAATAGAAATATGGCAATAATTAAATCATCTCCTAATCTGTGTGCGtgttatgtatgtgtgcgtgtgtctgtgtgttgtgtctCGTATGTGGTTCGAACTATTTGCATCATAAGAAGCCACGATGAATGCTCTCAAGAACTGACTTTTTTCTACATTCTTGTGGATTCGTCCTTTTgtcgcgaaaaaaaacatcaatatGTTTGAATACAacttctttttccctcttgTGCAGCGTGTGTGCTAAGTCGTGTCAATTCAACATACACAATTAATTTTGCCTTGGTAGTTCGAGTTGATGATTTTTAGCATCAAACACATGTAAAAATTCAATGTAAAACATGCACAGCGTGCCAACACTACCATCACTGAACCAAATGacacgcaaaacaaacacttgaACTTGCTGTTTGATTGTATTTAGTCTTTGTATCATTTCTCTACACAATATTGAGCAGTTGTTGTCTTAACGTCTGCCCGAAGGACAATATGATTTGGCGTatgtttttatcgttttttgtttgactttgctttggtttttttttgttcgaaacACATTCACTTCAATGTCCTATCCTTCATCCTCCGAATGTCCATGATTTTTCCTTGAAAGGTGCAACGACACATTTTTGGATCCCaatagctgtgtgtgtgtgattagcAATTGCCGGAATTGCTCACGCGATCGATTGTAAAGTCCCTATATATGAGGTACAACATTATGGAAATTAATCGTACCTGTCAGTTGGTAGTAGGATTAGACCATCGGGATTTGGACATTTCGATGAACCCTAGCTTTGTAAACAGTGTTCTAGAAGCTGTGTTTGCATCCAGAATGTATGCGATAACCTCGGAGTCGCCGGCGTTAACGTCTTCGTCTTCCAGAGCCTCTGTCCACCTTGTCACCCAGGCCTTAACCAGCACCGACGCTAGACCGCGCTGTCGATGGGCTGGTTGGATGTAGAGATGGGCCAGCGCACCGTACTCGTTCGTCAGTATCCATCCAGCGAGATGCTTCTTTTGTCCTTCGCCTGCTTGCATACGCTCTGTCAACGCGAGTCCACCGTTCAGTCGAAACAGTGAGCAGTAGTATTCCTCCGAACCTGCAAATCGATGAGGCCAGGTGGCGTTAACTTCAGCAGCGTGTGACTCATCCAACGCTAGCATCTCGTAACCATCCGGAACGCTGAGTATATTAAAAGGAGAAGCGGAAATGTAGCTTTGTGTGATAACGCATCTCTAACATCGCTTACATACCTGACGTTCATTGCCTTAGCTGTCTCTCGGGGCAGTCGAAAGAATGTCGAGTTGCGGAACATTAAATGGGGTGCATTTTGCTGCAGCACACTCTGTACCATTGGATAGTGGTCCAGCGCAACACAGCTGAATGCGGGGTCGCTCTTCCAGTTGATGTAGGCCGTCTTCTCGAGCGCATGTTTCAATGGTGACAGATCATCGCGCTGAGTCCAGAACACTACTGTCGGACACTGTTCGCGTTCAGTTGGGTTACACCGCAAAGGACATCTCATTATATCAATGACATTTTTATCTTCGCAGAAAGAATGGAAGGACTGTTGCGTATCTTACCTTTTCTGCTTCAGTAATTGCCACAAACGTTCCCAAAGCTGTCAGCTCCTCCCGATCGGATGTCGCCAGCGTGAAGAATCGTTTCCATACTATAGCCGAAACGGTCCATGCTTTCGTGGAGCTTTGGCGAATCTTTTCACACCACCGAAGATGCGTATCGATGAAGAGAAACGGCGCCAATGTGCCAGGTAGACCGCGACAGTAGCATTCGCGCAACAAGCTTATCTCGTCCTCGCGCAAACAGCGCAGGGGATCAGGTGACATTAGTGCTGTGGATTGATGGTGTGCTTCCATTCCGGTGTCGTGCGTTGGACTGGACAGCGACTGTTCATTGAAGTGGTCAACCGAGTACTGAATCGCGTGACCCATTATCAACACAAACATTCACACAATTCTCTCGTTTGTTCAGTCGAGAGTACTTTTTTTTAGATGCTGGAGAGCATAGACGATTACTTCGAAGCACACGTACATCTTATCATTGtcgttttatgtgtgtgtgtaggatcATCTTGAGAGTGTTCGTAATATGTTCCTGTTTTAGTAATCGCCAATGAATGCACTAGTGTGTTTGCAAATGCTCAAtatatttgccttttttgaaTGCTTCTCGTCGTTGTATTGTTTCGTCGCGATTGTCATCGCCTTTTTTATACTTCTTTAAATGGATTCAATGTAGACATCACACGATCAATTTATATTGTGCAATGaaacccaacaacaacaaaaagacacTACTTGATTTCGTTTCTCTGCAGGAAGGTGCTGACTTCTTCAGCTACTACGACGAGGAGCTGAACGACGAGACAATTCAGATAGCAGAGGTTTGGAACTATGTTTTTCCATCGATTCCACTAGCGTTGCTCCTGCGGAGCGCGAACATCTACAAAACTGTCTATTTTAAGGCTTCGTTTAGATACGTTCTGCTAAAATGTTGCGAGATTCTCACATGTTCCGCCATTCCTATTCACCAATTGTCGGTCCTGTAGTGTGTCCTGGTATATTCATTGTCTCTAGCACTTGTCCCCTATACAGGTGTGCTCGTTCTATCACTTCAAGTTAGTAGTGTGCGTGTTGTCCTATGATGGTTCCATCCCGTTGTTGCGTCGCAAAGGTATGGCAATGGGCCGCTCGGAACGGCGTTCATCATTAGTGATCGGTATAATGCTCTAGCGGATAACGCGAGCTTACGAAATCTTAACATAGATGGCGCTATCACAATATCGATTGAATAGTCCATGTAGCGCTACAAAGATGGCTTGTTTTAGTAACCTGCTTTTAATCGATGATTGTTCCGCCAGAATTAATCCACCCCACGCATCACCTTCACCTTGTACTCGTTTGTTTACTTCAAAACAAACTCCGTATCTAGTCGTTGTACTACCTGCATTTGGGGTGGTTTGCGTGTGAATTGAAATAGGATTAATCCGATCCCTGTGCAATCATCGCATCGTGTTTTGACTCTCCGTTCGATCCAATCTCATTTTTCTAAAATAATTATACATTGCACTATTTTTGTAGTGTTCTCGTTCATTCAACTTAGCAGACTTATCCTACATTACGCTACGAATCTAGTGGCTCAAACCCCGCGGACATTTATTCACGAACTTCGTtccaatttttctttcttccttctctttatctctcgccttaaacaaacacacgtgcTTGACTcaatgggggaaaaacaaaaatccattGCCGTGTGATCGATTTTTTCGATCGACTTTACGCATCTGTGCGCGATGCTCATGTATCGTCACCTGGTGCGACACTCTTCATCAACCGAAACTTCCATCACCCATCGCCCGCGTGTATCGAAAATAGCAGACGAATTCAAAAGGAGGTGTCGCAGCCTGGCCGGACGTGCCCAAGCAGACTGGAACGCTGGGAAACCTTACGCCGGCTGACCGACATGGCTCAGTGCaggtatgtgtttgttttacaacATGCGTCTCTTCCCCCTTTAGACCTTTCCCAAAAATCCGCCACTACCACACCCTTCGGCCTTCCCTATCAAAAGCAACCCTCACCTCCCAGCCCAccatttcgttcgtttgttgccCACCATCCCTGGTACCCTTTCGCTCTAAGATTAAGATTAAAATTGTCttcatgtctgtgtgtgtgtgtttctgtgtttcttcttcattccCTTCCTTTCTTCTTCGTATCATTGTGTTGTGTCGTTGTGGTTCCTTTACTCATGGCTTGGTTCTACTAGCCTCTATCTAGTGTGTTTGCCTTTAGTGTCTAGTGTCTCTGAAACCCTTTTTAGTGAACGTGCTGTTCCCTCCTCAGTAGTATCCCTGTTGAATGTAGTTCTACTCCAACTGGTGGAAAACAGCTGCATTACTCGTTTCATATAATTAGCGCTTCTCCTTTTTTCCAGTGACCCCTGAGTCTGCCTAAGCGGTTGGGTCCCACCTTTCTAGGGTTGCCATTTTTCTGGCTCATTACTTGTGCCGCGAGTGTGTCTGTCTATTGCTACCCTTTTCCATTGTCTGTCTATCGCTTTCTGTTTTCGCAGCTCTCTAGTTTATTTAGATTGGGAATCAATTTTGAGTGTTTCGTCCCGAGCATCTCTGTAACCTCAATTAGTACTTCTCTCACGATCGACTGTTCTCATTTCCGGACCGATCATATCGTTGTGGCGACGACGCGCATtattctgctgttgctgttgtattCGCACCTGATTGGTGGATGTACTAAACTCTAGATATATCCAATTTTGAGTGTGATTAGTTGAATTTACTGAAGCCAAAGCACTGCTAACAGGTTTCTGAATATTcattataaattatttgagTAGATTTTTTTCAAGTAACAATGGTGTAGGTGGTAGCATGTATGTGCCTGTCTTTAACATTTATAAcaaatgtatgttttgttaGCGGTGCAGGGtaatacactttttttttataaaataacacaTCTATGCGAGAAAACTGTTCTCAATAATCTTATAAAAATACTAACCATCATTTTAGTATACCGATGACGTTTGGCTTTCCTTTCTCTTGATGATTTATTGtaatttacttacttacttatctggcgctacaaccgctttgcggtcttggcctgccttaggagtgtccgaaactgcTCACCATTTCAATTGTGTCACCATCTTATCTTGTCATCTCAATTCGACCCTACAGCATCCcttctgtccttgtggacggttTAAAAAGATTTGGCGAACATTTTGAtttaataaatcaaataattcatcttAATCCATCACTTCATATGTTCCTCTTCATTCACAACTTTTGTTACGTTCGTTCAGCGTTCGGTACAATCTTTGTCTGACAATACTTCTTTTCCATAACTTGAATGGCTCATTTAATCATAGCAACAACCATTTTCCTCTCGCGTGAACTCTCGTCCAGTAGCAGCGCTATAAAAACAATCCAAATTTAATCTTAATCCTAATAAACTTAATTACTCGTTCGATTcccaaaacgaaaataaaaagacTTCAGTTAAAACGTGCCAGGTAATGAATATCCGTTGCTTTCAAGTAGTTAATATCTCTTTTCTTCAGCCACAGTCACATGTATACGCCGAATGGAACAAGCGCGCGCCTTATTCTTTCGTTCACCTTAATATTCTTTTTggtccccaaaaaaaaaagccatcaTGAAACACAGCACCCCGAAAGTGTTTGTAATgtcttgattttgttttatcattattggCAGTAAGTAGTAACTGGCTGTTTGTTGCAGTATATATGTATTGCGGTTGGTTTGGCTATCCCTTTTAAGTATTTTGTTACAATTAAGTGATTTCATCCACGTTAAATTCACCACACCCTTAAATATCTTACGAGCGGGCTGTGttatacagagagagagggagagaaaaaagaaacaattttgCCTTAAGCATAATCACAACAGTACAGTGTTGGGTGTCGACCCCCTTAAAACGACAGAAGCGAGTATATTTTATGACCAAAAACTCGTAAAAGCATGGTATCAGTGCTTCCGTAACTTCATCGCCGGTTTGGACGAGTGTTTTCTTACAACCGAGATGGGAGCGAGCATGTGAATGGTGtccttttttatctttcctttatattttattaattctacAACGACTTAAGCGCATGAAGTTCAGGTTCAACCTTCTGACCAAAACGCTGGTTCAAATGCTCTCCATccagttccttttttttttattctttcgtACCTCACTTATCATCCCTCCCCAATTAGATTACCCACTATCCCTATCCCGTCAGCAACACTCTCCACACCCTGTgagcgtgtatgtgtttacTCTTGCAACTCTCTTTACTGTTCGAATACTATTCCTTTATATTACCCCCTTACTCACGATTTACCTTGACGCAGCTGACTATCTTATTTTTGGTCGTTTATGTTCTACTATTTTGCCTTGATATGCTCTACATACTGATTTCAAGGTACTTGAATGGTGCTTTCTTAATGGCAGTGTTTCTTTCTGCAACTAAAACCAAATATGCAAACTGGCCCCGCCGCACGGTCGCCCACCAAAATAGATAGATCTCCACATCCTTCTTCTTACTACTAGTTTGGCACAATACTCTGCTGTGTGATATAGTGATGGCGCTTCTAGAGCGGTAGACGCAATAGCTGACTGGtcgttttgtattttgtatgtttgGGCGCCCTTTTTAAAGGGATTGACGCTATGCTGTACAAACAATTAGCTGTACATAATAGATAATAGGAATTGTCGTCCCCTTTTCAATACACCACCTACCGAAAGCTCACGGAGGATTACGTCTGATACAATccgttattttgttgttgtttttttcataaaaaaactttTACTCGCTTATAAGGCTTGTGTGTATAGctttaatattttgtatgtAACATTGGCTTCGAATCTTCCTCAGACCTactaaataattatttattttcgtttaatttatgTTACGGACAATTTTAGCTTTTACAGTTTACATCAAACTTAAAGACTGACACCCAACTTGAACCGATACTTTAATTTAGAAAAGCGCATAACATAACTAAGACCTTTTTTAGTCATTTAATACGCTGCttctaataataaaacattgctTTCTGGGATTCCTCTTATCcttgattaaaacatttataatACATTCTAAAGCTTGATGCACCGTAttcgtgttgtgtgttgggaaGTATGCAGATCATTTTGATATGACTATacggagcacacaaacaaacaaacacccacacgcacatacacactcgcgCAACACGGCAGTAGGACACGTACACCATGTTAATCCGTTCGTTTGTAGAGAAAAGCTGCTACTAAAAAGGTTCCTCTAATGGTGGCTTTAATATGTAAAGCTCGAAGCTCTCAGTTGtaatcgttctttttttttcgtcatcCTTACGGTGGGGAAATAACGAAAAAACAGTGCACCAGTACACAACAGAACTGCACAGAAGAATAAAGTGCACCATCACAACCACCCCCATCTCACACCCATCCATCCCTCCTTCGCTTGTGTGATAGAAagaatgtatgcacatttcgTTTACAGATACACTAAACAACacgtattaaaaaaaaaacccctataCCCTCCGTTAGTACCCTACTAATACGACTAGGaatgtgtattattttaatatcCACCCAAATGACTAACCCTACAAATAGTGGATGGAAATCTATCacttctatttctctctctctctctcttcatttAATCGATACCTATTTATGCTTCAATAAACTCAACAATAACGCCTCTTGATTCTTCTAACAAGCCTCAACtcactgtattttttttcatctcgCGCACCCATGCTCGCTTTCCACCGATTGTGGTCACACGTTGTTTCACTATTTTTTCattctgttttgtgtgtgtgttttgtgcctATTCACCCGAATCCGCAGTAGTCTTTCTCCGTTCTCGTACTATACTGTTAATCCCCTTTTGGGCGCGCTCACTGTGTGCTCCCTGGTATGATTCATCATGCAGAGCGATGTAGATAGCGTTACATACTACCAAAACACGCATAAATAACATCCGGAAACGGATAGTTAGCCCtttttttgcgcgcgcgctcagGCATACTAACGTAACGttcgttttcctttctttcaaaTTCTCTATCCTCCGGGGATGTTGTACTCCGGACATCGAATGCAACAGGTCGTGAGTTCAACCAATGGGGAATTGAATGCAGATGATCCTACCGCCGGACATTCGAACACACCGATCACGCAGCAGCCTGAGGTGGAACTGGTTGACGAAACAAAGTAAgtataaatcttttttttagtGAAATACGCCCAAGAAAATATGCATTAAAAAAGCTTTTTGGTGGTAGGGCGTACGAAATGTAGACCATTTTTGAGCCGAAGCGAAAAGCGTCACTGGCGTCATTTGAAAATGGGGAAAGACcaaaaagggaagagaaacTGGAAGTGGGCTGTACACGGTCGCTAGCGCTTTTCTGTATAGTGTACCAAACCCACTtgaagaaaaggaaattgatcctaaatttaatcattttttcgCCCGATGTTCGGCAAAGAACGGTCTATCGTAATAAGAAGCTTCAGCTCTGGGGACTAGGAATGCCCGCAAAACACACATGGATGGGGTGGCGGTAGAGAAGCTCCTTTCGATGATGAAGAAGGTTGACTCTTCTCCCTGTTATGGATGGAAAATTAGCTACTGGCTGCCTGTTTGAATTAGCTGGCTGCCTACCACCGAAAGCCGCTCATACACTCAACGGGAGTGCTTTTGGGCTGAACGGCTGACAGTAGGACTCCAACTTTCCTCGTTTCTTCCCATTCATTGTTCGCGGGAAGCTTGTTTGGGAAACATAATACCTACCAGAAAAGATATCACACATATCAGCATGCTTGAGCGAAGAagcgtccggagtcgtctcaCCCGGAGGCATCACGCACGTGTCGTCTTCGTCCGTTGGTGTATTGCGTTGTGTGGCTCATGTTGTGCTATTACAGCTTCTTTCTCTACTGAGCTTTTTTCCTTGATTAGCATACCGTTTGGGGGGTTTTTTAGGGGGGAACAACTCGAACACTGCTGCTCTGTGTGGACGGCGGTAGATGAGCCTAGATGAGATGAGATTGTACGCCCAGGATAAGGGAATGTGATTTAGAAGATTCATCTCACGAAAACGAATTCAAATACTCCTCCTACACTCCACATTGGGGGTACATGGTACAAGGCCGAGAACTAGTGCACAGTCGCACGCATCGTCTTCTGTAGCGTTTATTTGTGGAACATGGGAACTGATTTTCTGCTCGACGCTTTCATTTCAACCAAGCATTGTTGACGGTTAGCGTCTGTGTGCATGTAAATAAAGAAGATACGTTTGTGTATCCTTTAGAGTGGGGGTAAAGTTATTTTTGCCTCATTTGAAGGGTGTTGATTATCACTATCCAGTAATAGATAGAGAAAGCTTACGGCATATTGAATCAATTTGAACCGTGCTTACTTTCGCACAACAATGATTGAATGATTACTGATGCATCTACCACCACTGTCTGTCTTTCCGTCCCAATATTTTCAGATGTTGCTGTTTCTTTaaacgaaagaagaagaaatcgtCCCGCCAGAAATGACTAGAAGCAGTGCAATGTAGCCCGGAGCgcgaagctgtcaagctgctACGCGCCACCTCCCACTCCAACTCGCGGGACAGCGTCCTAAACCCGAGCCAGGATTACATCCAGGCCTCGTCGCAGCATACGATCCGCTACCCATCGACCTCCGTGCTGGCCTCGACACCAACGCCATCACTTCCATTGTAATGTATTTGCGTtccagaacacacacacacccacacactcacacacaaacacacaagtcggtctgtttttttgttgtttctgttcAGTTTCGTTCTTACGTTTGTTTTGGATTagttccttttgtttttttcttctctctctcccttcgtCTCTGCAAATCTTTCATTGAGGTTAACTGCTACTTTTAAAACATTCACTTcccttgttttgtttgcgttgtGTTTCTTCTAAACCGTTTTTATATGATCTTACATCGCATTAGCATCTGCAACTAATCTAGTTTGGTTGTACCGCCACTCGTACGGGCTCGCGAAGAAAGCACTTCGCGATACGATCAAAACAAACTTCAGCGTCCATTTCCCTTGAACGCCTTGCATTTAAACACAAGGATAATGATTGTTTTATAAGTTTACCGAGACATCCACATTTGCTTGAGCGGCAACTTCTGCGCTAGAGGAACAGCCTCCAATTATACACAGCCAAGTCCTGTTTCCTTGCGGAAAATGACTTCTTCCACACTTCCAATTGCATACACGAGGAGAGCACTGTTGTTTACGTTCTGCGCACATGTCGTGTCCTTCCGTTTAACACAATTCAGTTTACAAATTATTCTCATGCGCTGTCTCAAAACTCCGCTGTGTCTGTATTGATGTGTAATAATTAACGTTGAATTAATTTTCTTACCA contains:
- the LOC120894280 gene encoding uncharacterized protein LOC120894280, giving the protein MFVLIMGHAIQYSVDHFNEQSLSSPTHDTGMEAHHQSTALMSPDPLRCLREDEISLLRECYCRGLPGTLAPFLFIDTHLRWCEKIRQSSTKAWTVSAIVWKRFFTLATSDREELTALGTFVAITEAEKCPTVVFWTQRDDLSPLKHALEKTAYINWKSDPAFSCVALDHYPMVQSVLQQNAPHLMFRNSTFFRLPRETAKAMNVSVPDGYEMLALDESHAAEVNATWPHRFAGSEEYYCSLFRLNGGLALTERMQAGEGQKKHLAGWILTNEYGALAHLYIQPAHRQRGLASVLVKAWVTRWTEALEDEDVNAGDSEVIAYILDANTASRTLFTKLGFIEMSKSRWSNPTTN